A single Desulfobaculum xiamenense DNA region contains:
- a CDS encoding EamA family transporter, which translates to MLRGLIYAIISACSFGFLPILGKIAYAHGMGTFEILQYRFLFGALILGAFYAVTRPQLLRIRPRSLAKAALLGLIPYPIESACFMGSVKYIPASTTSLILYFYPVTVTLLAAFFLKERVSRRQASSLALVVAGCAIVFCDAFMKQADIRGILLAVTSMFLFSMYLVAVQCFLRDENPLTITFYVISFASVAFCAVAGGPATLLNYGRDGVLIALALGLVPTVLAVTLLYMAIGTIGSSYTSVFSTLEPVTTVIASWIILGDPIAPWQVAGGLLIIIGIVWPNIDLLRQGHGATHPA; encoded by the coding sequence GTGCTTCGTGGTCTCATTTACGCCATTATCTCCGCCTGCTCGTTTGGCTTTCTGCCCATCCTCGGCAAGATCGCCTATGCCCACGGCATGGGCACCTTCGAAATTCTCCAGTACCGCTTCCTGTTCGGCGCGCTCATCCTTGGCGCATTCTACGCGGTAACCCGCCCGCAACTGCTGCGCATCAGGCCGCGCTCACTGGCCAAAGCCGCGCTGCTCGGGCTGATCCCCTACCCCATCGAAAGCGCGTGCTTCATGGGGTCCGTCAAATACATCCCCGCCTCGACGACCTCGCTCATTCTCTACTTCTACCCGGTCACGGTCACGCTGCTCGCCGCCTTCTTCCTCAAGGAACGCGTGTCGCGCAGGCAGGCCTCGTCGCTGGCGCTGGTCGTCGCTGGCTGCGCCATCGTCTTCTGCGATGCGTTCATGAAGCAGGCCGATATTCGCGGCATCCTGCTCGCCGTCACCTCCATGTTCCTCTTCTCGATGTATCTCGTCGCCGTGCAGTGTTTCCTGCGCGACGAGAACCCGCTGACCATCACCTTCTACGTCATCAGTTTCGCATCCGTCGCCTTTTGCGCTGTGGCGGGCGGTCCGGCCACTCTGCTGAACTACGGACGCGACGGCGTGCTCATCGCCCTCGCTCTCGGCCTCGTGCCCACGGTCCTCGCCGTGACGCTCCTGTACATGGCCATCGGAACCATCGGCAGTTCCTACACATCCGTCTTTTCGACCCTCGAACCGGTGACCACGGTCATCGCCTCGTGGATCATCCTCGGCGACCCCATCGCGCCGTGGCAGGTCGCCGGTGGTCTGCTCATCATCATCGGCATCGTCTGGCCCAACATCGACCTTCTGCGACAGGGACACGGCGCAACGCACCCCGCCTGA